The Triticum urartu cultivar G1812 chromosome 5, Tu2.1, whole genome shotgun sequence genome contains the following window.
CGTCCCGTCGTCGTCGGCGAAACGGTCAAAATCAACAGGGAAAAGAGGTCGTCGACGCCGCAGCAACTTTGTGCGCCGGACGACGTTTTCTCACCGCATCTTCCGCGGCGAGTATCTCTGGCCGATCAGGGGAAGGTTTTCGCCGGACTTTCGTTTAGCACAAGGGAGAAAGAAGAAAGCGATTCCAGGGCTCGTTGAAACTTGGCGTGCGTGCCGAAATATTCTTGCTTATACACTTGAGAAATTAATAAAATATTCTCTCTGCTGAGTTCGCCACTGCAAATGATGAGAAAAAAAACATTGTCTCTGTACGTACGTGCCAGTGCTCTGCAGTACCACCCAGTGTGATGGATGCTCTCTCAATTATAAGAAAATGGTTAGCTAAAACCGCCGCGGCCATCACAATCGGTGCGTGTATCATGATGTCTCCCAATCATAGGGATTAATTTGGTTTTGGTTATTAGACGCGTCGTCGATAATATAATTTTATACTGTTGTCGATGCGTTATTGGCGTACGGACGCAGCTGACTTTTGCTCGGTGCCTGTACGTACGCTGTTTGGCATGGGAAATGCTACTCTATTAGTTTTCTTAATACTCCGTAGTTAATAGCTGATCCCAGCACCGGCCTTATGTTTTTTTCTAGAAAAATGATGGTAGACTATGTAATGTAATCCAAATTGTTTCCAGATGTGGGCGTTCGTACCACTTGGTAAGGTGTGGGGTATTTGTTTTACTCAAAACTACTGCCCACATGAGGAATGGCCTCTTTGGTCGTCAGAACaaatatatactccctccattccaaaatataatgGGTCCGCGTTTTTCGAGGTtcaattttgaccataaatttaaccaacgagaccaactgcgACGGAAGAAAAAAATTATagggaaaattttgtttttgccactctagtttttgccaaTTTTTCTTATGCCATtctagattttgacatttcacttttgccactcatAGCTTTTGATAATTATCATAATTTTCATTCTATGGCAAAAGCAAAataattttatttcatttttgcCACTCTCAGCTTTTGAaatgtatcacaattgccactctgAAAATTTTGGTTTTGCCACGAAAATGGCAATTATGAAAATTGTCAaaaactaagagtggcaaaagtgaaatgtcaaaatctagagtggcataaggaaaattggcaaattttagagtggcaaaaacaaattTTTGccaaaattatataattgaaaacttctttcgaatacgaattcactgatataatttttgctaccgccgcaatcggtcttggtagttGAATTTACGGTCAAAACTGAAGCACGTGAATAGAtgaagcactacattgtggaatggagggagtacctcATGATGATTCCGTGTTGTTGTGAAGTCCTTCCGGTGTGGGTGGTTCTCATCAACGACAACTCGCGAAAGTTAAAAGGGTTATGGTTTTACTGTCTTGCGGAGCCCTTTACGTAAAGCCACAATTCCTATCCGAATGAATCAACCTTTTAAAGAAAAAGAGAACACTTGCAGACATGCAAATACAGTTGTTACACAAACAAGTGTCTGAGAAGAACATTCAAACAGGGGGTGTTTGTAAATCTAATCTGGCCGCATTGCCAAGATTAGTATTTTCATCTCGCGCCGCTAAAAGGGCCACATCCTAATTAATGGGGTTTGAGGTGTGCATGCATGTAGAAAGTCTTTGGTATGATTTATCTACCAAACCTTTAATCTAATTTGCTATTTTTCTTCATTGTTTAGTTTACCTCAACGAGGGCTTTAAACCAAGATCACAttgtattatgtttccatgaaatTTGTTATGTCACCACCAACTACCATCTTATAGCTAGTATGCCGTCCAGTGGCGGAGCTATGTTGTAAACTACAGGGGCCATGCCCCCCCCCCAGCTTTTGTAAAATATGTGAAGGAAATTTTTTTTGGAGAGAAAATGAGGACAAGAAGAGTTTTTTGGCCCCCCAAACGTCCACATTTATGTTTGGCCCCCCCAAAAGAAGTTGCCTAGCTCCGCTAGTGATGGCGTCCATCATATTTTCAGTAATATAAACGGTTACCACCCTAACAGTATGATGTCCACTAGTTAAAAATTCATGTGTGATTAGGCATTTCATTGCTATGCAAGTCCAGAGAGTAAGTACTAAAGAGACATCAGCAAATAAGAGATTATATCGAACCATAGAAGTATTATCATACAAGTGTTACATGGGTGGAGAGTGTCGTGCAACAACCAAGCGATTATATTCTGGTAACCAGATGGCCAGTACATTGCGTAGTTTACAAACCCAAACCAATGAATGAACCGCTTGGACAACTAACTGGTTCACCGATCGGACTACCGACTCTGCCGGTTTTCCATTGATGAAAGAAAACAACATTTTAAGCTAATTTTCTTAAGAAGAGACATTAAATCCCAGGAATGCATTAATATTGAATGCAGTCCATCAACAAATCAAAAAGGCTGTCAATCAATGTTTATTTCGAATACTAATTTAATTTGCCATTCTTGAACTTTATCTTAAAACCCTTCACTGGAAAATCTCGCAAAAAAACCTTCACTGGAGAGAAGCTACATTGGAAACAAAATTTCTGTTTCCTAAAAGACATTTCCTTTTTTTCCCATGTTCAAGTTAGTTGAGTTATTATTTATAAAACTAATAAtcgtgtacgtgcaatgcacgttaatatTAGGCAATTTTTTCTCTAAGAGGATATTAGGCACTTGAGAGACCAAAAAATTGTGATATTGAGTTGGGAGAGCAAAAAATAGAGTTTTTCCTTGAGTGGCAGCCTGGTGCGCCAGAGGTCGCCGACTAACTATGCCGATAGTTGAAAAAAAACATTCTCCCCCTTAGAAAATATGTGCATGAAAACTGAATTTTTTGGACCCCGATAAATCTGAACGTTCAACTAAAACTTGCCACCTGCGTCAACTAAAAAGTTGCCATGAAAAACTTTCGGGTTGCCATTTAAAATCCAAATATTCGGGATTAATCTTTCCGGTTTTTTTAATATAAAACATACATAGATCTTTTAGCCTTTTCCTAATCATGTGTTACAGTTTTGTTAGGGGTAAGACCCTTGTAAAAGACTAGAAAACCACTTTGTTCCGACTTACGACGGTACTTAATTTGGCCGGCGAAAAAAAATGAAGCACATGAGATGCAGAAGTCAAGAGCACAGTACAGTACAGTACTACTGGTACTTTCTCCTCCCACGTCGTGAGGGCTAGATCCTATGCCCTCGCTATAAAATGCCCGGTCCTCGCGGCACAACCTCACCAGCCATCCATCGCCGTCGGCTCAGTCACTCCGCTGCTAGCTGGAGGTGCTCTAGCCGGAGGTGAACCGAACTGGAGGCGGCCGGCGGCCAGAGCGGAAGAGATCCAGCTCGAGCTGGGCGTCGAGATGGGCAGGGCGCCGTGCTGCGACAAGGCGAGCGTGAAGAAGGGCCCGTGGGCGGCGGAGGAGGACGCCGTGCTCAGGGCCTACGTCGCCGAGCACGGCACCGCCGGCAACTGGATCGCGCTCCCCCGCAAGATCGGTACGTACCTACTGCCGTGCTTCCCGGCCGCGGCCTATATATCCCTTTCTGTCACCGGGGCGATCAAGGGTTAGGTATGATATGAACTGAACACGTTGATGCTGGGTGCAGGGCTCAACAGGTGCGGCAAGAGCTGCCGGCTGCGGTGGCTCAACTACCTCCGCCCCAACATCCGGCACGGCGGCTTCACCGGCGAGGAGGACCGGCTCATCTGCAGCCTCTACGCCAGCATCGGGAGCAGGTGGTCCACCATCGCCGCGCAGCTGCCGGGGAGGACGGACAACGACGTCAAGAACTACTGGAACACCAAGCTCAAGAGGCGCCTGCTCGGCGGCGGCCGCCGCCCCATCAGGTACGCGCTGCCGCTGCCGCAGCAGCCGCGCCTCCTCCTCATGAGCCCCACGGGTGGCGGCGCCGCCTCGACGGCGCTGGAGCGGATGCAGCTAAGCGTGCAGCGGCGCCACGTCGGCCTCCAAGACACGCCGGGGCTCCCCTTCTACAGCAACCTCTGGCCAGCCCAGCAGTCTGTACTCTCTCCTGCCGCTGGCTACTCCGGGTTCTGGTCTCATATCCAAATCAGTACCTACCCGGGCCGCGTTAACGTGCAAGATCATCAGCGCGCCTGGGGCAGCGGCGGCACCACGCCGCTGTCCACGAGTCCCACCGGCGAGACAGCGGTGGGCGTAGGGAGCTCGAGCTCGACACCGGCAGCGAGCTCCGTGACTTTCGACGGAGACATGGAGGACGAGATCGAGATGCTGCTCCAGCAGATAGGGTGCTTGGAGGAGGAAGACAGCCGCCTGCTGATCGGCGGCGAGGCGGGCAGCGCTGGTTCTTGGAGCTCCTGCTCTACCCCAGGAGTGGACTCAGTGTTCCAGGGCTATGTACAAGGGCACGGGCAGTAGAATTATATGCATTTCAGACCTGAATATGATCCGCATACCATAGTCTATAGGCATGTAAATATGTATGCTAGCTTCTTTTTTCAAGATCTGGATTGATACGAGTGTATCGTAAATGCAGAACAAATATACAGTATACATATGGGATATCAGTTGATTGCCCTCATCCATGAAACTCATGCTCACCGCATCAGTTTAAAGCCAGGGGATGCTTCTTTGGCTAAGCTGCCTGTCCATAGGGGATGCTTCGTTTCATTCCTATCACAGAGGTACTGATAGTTAAGTACCTCATCAGTTACCATCACCAAGCACGCATGCGGTGACAATGGTAGAAAGATCGACAAAAAGTTCAAGAGGTAACAACTAAAGCGTGCAGCAGCTCCATTGCAAGATTAAAAGTTCAACAGCTTGCATACATATCTAAGTACACATTGCATTCCATATGTGATATGTAACATATCTGAAAACCAGCATCAGGTGGCACCTTATAATACAGATCTGGATGCCAGATTAAATGTTCTTGCATCAGTCTATCTATGTGTTAAAAGACCTAAACATAAATGCAAATCAACAGACAAACGAATAAAGAATTGCGACCATCAGTAGCTAAAACGTTAACCGTGTAGTATTACACGCTTATCTGTCCCGGGCATTTTCAGCTCCCACAGCGAGACAAACAAGGCACTGATCAATCATGCCCCCTCTCGGGAGGAGCCAGGCTGCATGCGTACAACTACAAACAAAGGTGGTTTTGCTCTTCACACTCGTGATCCTTGTCCTTCCACTGGCCTCATCATTATTTGGAGTGTATTACTCTTGCGGAAGAGCTTGGACCAAATGGCGGCAAGCCATCTGCTGAATACACCTTTATCGGTTATGAGAGCATGCAGGATTAATGCCAGGATTGAACATGCTCCGGAGATGCTGAACAACCCCTGAAAGCTGTGCAACGTAAGGCTGCTCGAAGTTTGGGAGTCATCtttgtcggggcatgacttatcACCATACAAGTCTTTCTGAAGCTCAGCCATTTTGCCATTCGATGCGAGCTTCAGTATGCCCCTCGTGATATCAGCTGTGAGTGGAGAGCCTAGAGGGAACGCCTGCACAAATGAGGATCGGAAAAGGCATCAGCGGTGAAATAAAAGCCTGGTATAACACTGATATCCAGTTATATAAACATTTATACCAGCCCAGGATAACTAACGGTGAGGCAGTTATAATAGTCATTCATGCAAGCAGCTTGGTAAAGTGAGGCAATCATATGGATCATACTTGACGAACTTCAGACAGTTTAGTCTAATACAAAGATAAAATTCAAGCAAACCAGTTGAAAACCTGATCAAGTAGATTTATCATGTTATTTAATACTTCAAGGAGCAAGAAAGCATTCTATTTCCCAACATAAAACCAATAATATTTCCACCACTTTCCGCACAAACATGATGATGCAGTTTAGGTTCCTGACGAACAAATTTAATCTTGCATTCGTCCTTTAGCATGTGCACATCCGACAAGTTCAGAAATTTCAAAGTACAATTCATAGATTGGCTGAAACTATAATCTTAATAAAAAAATTACTCTGATTTTTTGTTTGTTTGAgagatattttgatggtatgtgaAATTACAAATATAGAAATTTGAGCTACTAGGACGATCCTACTAGAAAATAGCGGTGGAAACTGATTCATCATATAGGATTTAACAGTGCCAGAAATGTGCTACTGTACAACCAGCTGGAAAGATGGTACTCACATAACCAAATCCATCGAACCTGTAGATTGGTCCTGTCATAGTGTAGTTGTGGCAATATTTTGAAAGGAACAACTTAAGGTATGGTATCTCATCAACAATGACGGCAACTTTTCCAGTTGACAAGGCGTCATTGTATTCCTCGGCAGAGTTGAGCGCAATCATCTTTGATTCATCAATTTTCAAACTTTTCAAAAGCCCAGGCAAGAATGAATCATTGAGGTAGCCGACATAGCTCCCTTTCCTGATAACCTCATCTAAATTGGTAACTGCTGGTTGAAGTTGTTCCACTGTGAGAATTGAGCTTAAACTTGCAGTATAACTCTGCTGCACTATCAGCACCACAAAAAGCCAAACAACTACAACAATTCTTGACAAGTTGTTCTTAATCTTCTCCCTGTGTGCAAATACAAGTGTTGAAAAGGAAAAGTAGAAGACTGATCCAATTTGATTAGCTGGGGTACCTTTGAAATCTTCGTGATTCTCAATACACCAGACTACAAAACCAGTGAAAACAACAAAGGCCCCAGTTCCTAACCAAAGGTCAGCTGTCAAAGGCTTTAGGAATGTCCATGCAGTTTTCTGTCTCCGGTCCAGGACCGGAACCAGCATGCGCACCCCTGACTCTGTATAGGGAAGAGTAAAGTCCACATATAAAGAGCGGTTGGCCAAGATTGTTACATCACCTACCACTGCATCGAATCCCTGTCAGGAACAGATATAATGTGGGTTGAGAAACTTTCGAGCACAAGGGTATATGGATCTACAAGTTTATGCAATAGAAATATATATAGTTAGGCTAAACAATTAATCATCATAATTCAAAAGCATTTGTCTCACAAATTAAGAGGGGTGCTGATTATTCTATTGGTTATGTTTTCTTTACTGCATGCACTTGTGTCATGTCCGAGAGAAAAATAATCCGTACAAGGAGGAATTATATGCTTCTTTCTGATTGGAGCTTGTAATTAAAAaattagtactccctccgatccatactAACTGTCGCTGATTTTGTACAACTTGGTACTAAATCagcgacaattaatatggattGGAGGGACTAGTTGATGAAGTAAAAACCCAGGAAACTGCGCTCTGCTTGGAACATTCAAATAAAACCACCACGCATAATGATGCAGATCTGTTTCAAATGTACGCATTTACGCCAATAAGTTCCCTAGAAGAGAAGGCGGATGCTTTTAAGACCTCTCATGTAACTTAAGTGTACAAAAGAAGGAACCTGACCCAATGCGATATAATATCAGTAAAATTGGCACGGTACACTGATATTTGATGCACATGGACTAAACACATTGTATGGTAGGCTCTCTCTAACAAGTACCCAGATGTAATCATACATGTTTGCACACTAAAGACGAATAATTGATTGGGAGTAAACTATTAGTTTTGTATACTTGAGAAAACAACAAGAAAAACACAAAGTGAATAGTTATTTCTGATCTTCTCAATTATTATTTCCAAGCTTTAGCTGCCCTGTCTAGGAGAGATTGTGTCGAAGCACAAAACAGAGCAAAGAGAAGACAGAAGAGTACATACCTTAAGATAAAGCTTGTAGATAAGTTCATCATATGTTCCATTACTATTTCCGTGCCCGTCATCAAATCCATGGTAGTCATATAGTACTTGGTAGGGTAAATTATCAACTACTTCATCAAAAACTTTGATGCAGAACCCTTTTTGGCCTTCGGGGCCATTTTCATATCTTACAAGTTGGCCAAACCCAGGATTTGCAGGTACACCTATTTGGAGTCTTTTATTCCTCGGCAACAGCCAGCCTCTAGGCACAGTTTCATGATCTCCTCCTGGCCATATGATGGTGTTAATATCAGACTTCATATTTAGACTACCAGAGATGCCAAATTCTGGAGTCCAAAACCCGACTTCTCTTCTCTCCTGACCAACAATGTTGATTATCATATAATATGATGATGCTAACTGTGTGTTTTCAATACGAAATTTCCCGCTCATGCCCGAAAAGTTGACCTTCAGTAGTGCACCTCGCAGTTTTTCAGCAGCCTTTGAAGTATCTATTCTGTCAAAGTCAGTGGACCCATTCTTTGTTACAGACGGCCCAAAGTCTAAATTCACATATGTAGCATTCTCTGCTGCTGATGCTAACGCCCATATGGTATCATAAGCATAGAGACCGGACACTGTGGGTTCACTCAACGAGGTGCCTGGATTTTCTAATCGGTACTTGCTGTGCCATTTCTGTGCAAAGTTTTGAAGTTTCACAGTATCTTGAACATGAGGTTTCACCCCAAGAACTCCTTGCATCACATCTAGAGCCGGAGAACCAACCACATCAAAGATATCTGTCAAGCCGTACGCGGTGATCCAGACAAATCCCTGGCCCATCATCCCTTCGTCCTTAGCAAGCTGGAAAAACTTGAGGGCTAGCGCATGCGACATACGCACAATAAATACACTTGTCCAATTGTGTCTTAAGCTTGAGATAGCTGCCTTCATAGCATCCTCTGTAGCTGAAGGATGGATCTTGCACCTGTAAGAGACACGCGTGTCAACTTGTTTGAGGGCATCAACGAGGTCGGGAATGAACTTGGTATTAGTATCATCGTCCTCAAAGACAGGGACGACTTCTCTCCAATTGTGTTTCTGAACAAGCGAGGCGATAGCTTCTGCTTGAGAGGAGTCGTTCCATGCGGTCCGGATGAAGTATGGAGTTAGTCCGGCTCGTGACGGGCAATCTGCGGAGAACGAAATGATCGGAACCGATGATTTGTTCCCGAGCCGCGCAAGAAATTTAGCCTGAGTCGACGTCTGCGGCCCAACGATCGCTTGCACGCCCACATTTTTCAGTAGATCAACACCTGCAGTGCTGATATTGCTTAGAAAGAGATTTCACAGCAGTGGCTCTCGTTCATAATACATGATTAATAAATTTGTTGCAAATCCGCGGTGGAAAAGAACACGCAATGCAGGATTTACCCGCACTAACGGCGCACTAATAATAATCAAAAGTTGGAGAGAGCTCGGTTGGCGAAACGGCTCTAATGTTGCAAGTGTTCAAACGCCGAACTCCAATGTCTGCCATCCACCGCATGGGTACGATTTGGAACATCAAGAAGGCCTTCGAATTGGGATTCAAGGGCTACAGCGCTTTCTAAATCGATTGGAGATGGAGGTCGGGAGAAGAAAGAGTAGAGTACCGTAACTGTGCGCCGCCGGGGGTGGAATCAGGACGAGAAGGAGGCAGGAGCCCCGGGCGAGACTAGCAGCGGAGCTCGGACCGCCGGCGGGATGGGGAGAAAATACTAGAAAAATGCAACGGCTGAGGCGAGCGCCGCCGCCGGACTTGCAGTCGCCGGGTAAGATAGGTTTTttttttgagagagagagagagagacaaggGTCGGATAGCTCTCTAGGCCAGATTGTGGGGTGAATCTCTAAGCGCTGAACACACGCAGAAGATTTGGCCCATATCCAGCCCATAACACCAAGGCAGTCAGAAGTTTCCTTTtcttgcggggagggggagccACCAGAGCAACTCTAGCAACCCTAAAAAAAATAGAGCAACCCCAGCAAAATAGAGCAACCCCAGCGAAAACGCGTCCCGCAAAAATAGTATACAAGTTTCTCTAAAATGAATTTGTGGCACCACGCGGTATGGGGCGAAACAAATTCCGTAAACCCTAATTTTTGTTCTCCTTTTTCTCCCCATGCTTGTTCCCCGGATAGCACACATGGATGAAATCGAACTCTGGTCGACCGAAACGCACGCATGCAGCTATTGGCCGGctgtaacacacacacacacacatgccaCCAGTGGCCCCGTGCTAGGCTGCTTGCTCCGGCGATGCTTTGGCCGGCAGCTGTCGAGCTCCTCCGCCTGCTTGCTACTCGCGCGGTGTCAGCCAAGCTAGGCCGCTTGCTCCGGCATTGACCGATTTACGGTTTCCCTTCAAAACAACCCGCAAACCTACAAATATGAGGTATATAGGGAATAATACATGGGGACATGTAATTTTTTTATAGGATCTATACGATGCTTTTTCAGTTTAAATGTTTGACCATTTTTACGGGATTTATTaatctactccctctgtaaaaaaaatataagtgaCCTACACACTGTTATATTTCTTTACACAGGGAGTACTAGATGCTCTAACAGCGGTATATGGTTTCACTTGAGGGAGTGAACCAAGACTCGATTGAGATCGGTAGACTAGATGAAGGGACTAAACATGGAGAAACATTTGCGTGCACGAAGCATAGGTCTAATCGTTGACCGCATCCAATCTTTTGGGATATGAAACTACTCACGTCTCACTTAAAAAAAACATGGGTCCTAGCTAGGTACAGTGCTTTTGCTTTGATCCAATGAGAAAACAGCAACAAATACACACAAATGGTGGCGAAACACAAGGGAAACCTAGGCTAGGCATGAGCTTAATTAGCCAAATCTCCCCAGGTACTAGCAGCAGCTAGCTTAGTTGATGTTCGATCGGGTTGAGCAGGGAGGCGCGGCGCGCACGCACGTACCTGCGGCAGCGGCGTCGACAGCGTTGGGGCCGGTGTCCCTGAGGTGGAGCTTCAGCCTGGTGAGGTACCGGGCATGGCTATCGTCGGCGTAGAAGTCGTCGAGGGCCAGCTCCATGCACGTCCAGCTCATGTTCCCCACCCATGTCGACCTGTCCAGGATCACCCCCACGTCCACCGTCCGCTGCGCCGCGGCACCGGAAGCAGCGCCGACGAGAAGCACGAGAGCGAGGAGGAggccgtggcggcggcggaggaccCGGAGAAGCGTCGTCGTCGCTGCCTTCATGGATCGATCGATGCCTAGCCGAACAAGGCTTCGCTGCTAGTACGTTTGATGAACCAAACGATCGACTTTTCCTTTTAGGGTTGCTTCGTGGCTGCCTTTACATGCACGTACGTACGTACGCGCCACGGTGACGGTTGCTTGTTGATCGAGCGCGTGCGTGCGGTTGACCCGCGCTGCTCGATCCTACAGTACTATGCAGCATCTTCCTCCCTCCAAGCTCCATCGCTCTCAATCGGTTATCTCTTGTGTTTGTGTGTGACAATGGCACTATTGCCGCCGGCCATGCATCGTGGAACTCGGCGTGGGTATACTTGTCGTACTTTTGCTCGGCCAACATCGATGGCGTGCTCGGGTTAGTTATCCACGGTCGTCCGTCTACGCCCCAGTCAACATTTTCTCAAGTCTCAATCAGTTAAGAAAAGCCTATTTTTAGTTTGAGGAAAAACTCATGATATATTTTTAAAAAGTGCAAATTGTAACTTTTTAAAACATAATTGTTTCTGGTCTTTTTGATATAACACGCTAGTAGAAATATACTGTAATAGGTAATTCACACGTTGCACCAAAGGTGATGAAATAATCCGGGATAAACGTTTTCAGACGGCGCGCCGGCCGAAGATTCGACCGGTCACGCACGCCTCGTGAGTTAAAAACAAACCCACGCGTCCAGTG
Protein-coding sequences here:
- the LOC125556111 gene encoding transcription factor MYB36-like → MGRAPCCDKASVKKGPWAAEEDAVLRAYVAEHGTAGNWIALPRKIGLNRCGKSCRLRWLNYLRPNIRHGGFTGEEDRLICSLYASIGSRWSTIAAQLPGRTDNDVKNYWNTKLKRRLLGGGRRPIRYALPLPQQPRLLLMSPTGGGAASTALERMQLSVQRRHVGLQDTPGLPFYSNLWPAQQSVLSPAAGYSGFWSHIQISTYPGRVNVQDHQRAWGSGGTTPLSTSPTGETAVGVGSSSSTPAASSVTFDGDMEDEIEMLLQQIGCLEEEDSRLLIGGEAGSAGSWSSCSTPGVDSVFQGYVQGHGQ
- the LOC125509391 gene encoding glutamate receptor 2.9-like isoform X1, which codes for MKAATTTLLRVLRRRHGLLLALVLLVGAASGAAAQRTVDVGVILDRSTWVGNMSWTCMELALDDFYADDSHARYLTRLKLHLRDTGPNAVDAAAAGVDLLKNVGVQAIVGPQTSTQAKFLARLGNKSSVPIISFSADCPSRAGLTPYFIRTAWNDSSQAEAIASLVQKHNWREVVPVFEDDDTNTKFIPDLVDALKQVDTRVSYRCKIHPSATEDAMKAAISSLRHNWTSVFIVRMSHALALKFFQLAKDEGMMGQGFVWITAYGLTDIFDVVGSPALDVMQGVLGVKPHVQDTVKLQNFAQKWHSKYRLENPGTSLSEPTVSGLYAYDTIWALASAAENATYVNLDFGPSVTKNGSTDFDRIDTSKAAEKLRGALLKVNFSGMSGKFRIENTQLASSYYMIINIVGQERREVGFWTPEFGISGSLNMKSDINTIIWPGGDHETVPRGWLLPRNKRLQIGVPANPGFGQLVRYENGPEGQKGFCIKVFDEVVDNLPYQVLYDYHGFDDGHGNSNGTYDELIYKLYLKGFDAVVGDVTILANRSLYVDFTLPYTESGVRMLVPVLDRRQKTAWTFLKPLTADLWLGTGAFVVFTGFVVWCIENHEDFKGTPANQIGSVFYFSFSTLVFAHREKIKNNLSRIVVVVWLFVVLIVQQSYTASLSSILTVEQLQPAVTNLDEVIRKGSYVGYLNDSFLPGLLKSLKIDESKMIALNSAEEYNDALSTGKVAVIVDEIPYLKLFLSKYCHNYTMTGPIYRFDGFGYAFPLGSPLTADITRGILKLASNGKMAELQKDLYGDKSCPDKDDSQTSSSLTLHSFQGLFSISGACSILALILHALITDKGVFSRWLAAIWSKLFRKSNTLQIMMRPVEGQGSRV
- the LOC125509391 gene encoding glutamate receptor 2.9-like isoform X2, with the translated sequence MKAATTTLLRVLRRRHGLLLALVLLVGAASGAAAQRTVDVGVILDRSTWVGNMSWTCMELALDDFYADDSHARYLTRLKLHLRDTGPNAVDAAAAGVDLLKNVGVQAIVGPQTSTQAKFLARLGNKSSVPIISFSADCPSRAGLTPYFIRTAWNDSSQAEAIASLVQKHNWREVVPVFEDDDTNTKFIPDLVDALKQVDTRVSYRCKIHPSATEDAMKAAISSLRHNWTSVFIVRMSHALALKFFQLAKDEGMMGQGFVWITAYGLTDIFDVVGSPALDVMQGVLGVKPHVQDTVKLQNFAQKWHSKYRLENPGTSLSEPTVSGLYAYDTIWALASAAENATYVNLDFGPSVTKNGSTDFDRIDTSKAAEKLRGALLKVNFSGMSGKFRIENTQLASSYYMIINIVGQERREVGFWTPEFGISGSLNMKSDINTIIWPGGDHETVPRGWLLPRNKRLQIGVPANPGFGQLVRYENGPEGQKGFCIKVFDEVVDNLPYQVLYDYHGFDDGHGNSNGTYDELIYKLYLKGFDAVVGDVTILANRSLYVDFTLPYTESGVRMLVPVLDRRQKTAWTFLKPLTADLWLGTGAFVVFTGFVVWCIENHEDFKGTPANQIGSVFYFSFSTLVFAHREKIKNNLSRIVVVVWLFVVLIVQQSYTASLSSILTVEQLQPAVTNLDEVIRKGSYVGYLNDSFLPGLLKSLKIDESKMIALNSAEEYNDALSTGKVAVIVDEIPYLKLFLSKYCHNYTMTGPIYRRSL